Proteins encoded together in one Pelagicoccus enzymogenes window:
- a CDS encoding MFS transporter, producing the protein MSQSSVQDPLSLSNVKRFIAFRVLFNARFYYPVFTILFLDFGLTLEQFAILNTVWALTIVLLEVPSGALADTIGRRNLVVLSAIIMVLEMLLIAFAPIGNTQVVFYLFLANRILSGAAEAAASGADEALAYDSLTEHGLEKHWGMVLEKQMRLQSIGFVIAMSLGAILYDVEKLNAGLQWVGLDWQISKEIAMRLPIFGTLGLGVLALFTTLGMRETSGTEPLGNSWATVKQSFLRTMEAGGWILKTPLALVIMCSGMLFDHIVRMVLTLNSEYYRQIELPEFSFGFIGAGLALLGTVMPRLGKAMAEHRSKAFNYISLALSIAIGLWLMAQFIPFWGALPMVLVYGGIFLNGFFVSHYLNQITDSKHRATVLSFKGLSFNLAYGAIGYLYAASIAKLRDSEPIAALPEEKVSGALFQTAFTWGPGYFVSLAIGVFVFAAVYLKARGPARDR; encoded by the coding sequence GTGTCCCAGTCCTCCGTACAAGATCCGCTTTCCCTCTCCAACGTAAAGCGATTCATCGCCTTTCGCGTACTCTTCAACGCTCGGTTCTACTACCCGGTATTCACCATTCTCTTCCTCGACTTCGGTCTGACCCTCGAACAGTTCGCGATCCTCAATACCGTTTGGGCCCTTACGATCGTGCTTCTGGAGGTTCCATCCGGCGCCCTGGCCGACACCATCGGACGCCGCAACTTGGTAGTCCTCTCCGCGATTATCATGGTGCTCGAAATGCTACTCATCGCATTCGCGCCTATCGGTAACACGCAGGTCGTCTTCTACCTCTTCCTCGCCAATCGAATTCTCAGCGGGGCCGCCGAGGCCGCCGCCAGCGGAGCGGACGAAGCCCTCGCCTACGATTCACTCACAGAACACGGCCTGGAAAAGCATTGGGGCATGGTACTGGAGAAGCAAATGCGGCTGCAGTCGATTGGCTTCGTGATCGCAATGAGCCTCGGAGCGATCCTCTACGACGTCGAAAAACTGAATGCCGGACTGCAATGGGTCGGGCTGGATTGGCAAATCAGCAAAGAAATCGCCATGCGTCTTCCTATCTTTGGAACCCTCGGCTTGGGAGTACTCGCCCTCTTCACGACCCTCGGCATGAGGGAAACCAGCGGAACCGAACCGCTCGGCAACTCATGGGCAACCGTCAAGCAATCGTTTCTCAGGACAATGGAAGCGGGCGGTTGGATTCTCAAAACGCCGCTGGCCCTGGTCATCATGTGCTCCGGCATGCTTTTCGACCACATCGTTCGCATGGTCCTCACCCTTAACAGCGAATACTACCGGCAAATCGAGCTTCCTGAATTTAGCTTCGGCTTCATCGGAGCCGGCTTGGCCCTCCTGGGCACCGTGATGCCTCGACTGGGTAAGGCCATGGCGGAACACCGCAGCAAGGCCTTCAACTACATTTCCTTGGCGCTCTCCATAGCCATCGGTCTGTGGCTCATGGCTCAATTCATTCCGTTCTGGGGAGCCTTGCCCATGGTGCTCGTTTACGGCGGCATTTTCCTCAACGGCTTTTTCGTAAGCCACTACCTCAATCAAATCACCGATTCCAAACACCGAGCCACCGTGCTCAGCTTCAAGGGGCTCTCCTTCAACCTCGCCTATGGCGCCATCGGCTACCTCTACGCCGCCTCCATCGCCAAGCTCCGAGACAGCGAGCCTATCGCAGCCTTGCCGGAGGAGAAAGTGAGCGGCGCCCTATTCCAAACCGCCTTTACTTGGGGTCCTGGCTACTTCGTATCACTCGCCATCGGCGTATTCGTCTTTGCTGCCGTCTACCTGAAAGCGCGAGGTCCCGCACGAGACCGCTAG
- the hrpB gene encoding ATP-dependent helicase HrpB: MDLPILEIESEFCKLLADTNRLVLEAPTGSGKSTQTPQFLLRGGFLQHGEAVVLQPRRIAARMLAKRVAWEMGESLGQTIGYQVRHDRVASRDTKVHFVTEGILLRRMIADPELKGVSCIVFDEFHERSLHADLTLARALMLQRSKRPDLKLIIMSATLDASELEGYLKPCRILKSEGRTYPVEIAYIDNRLASSDAPVWEVAAKATVEALAQQTEGHALIFMPGAFEIGKTIAALGSRLSAREFELLPLHSELSAQDQDKAVEGGDRRKVIVATNVAETSLTIDNVRLVVDSGQARVARYDPVRGINTLWIEKVSDASAKQRAGRAGRTASGRAIRLWSEREQAARAPFEEPEVRRVDLSEMLLSLLATGIDSVDAFEWFERPNEERLQDAVQLLRGLEAIDKDGRLTARGRKMSAFPLHPRYASMLLAAQDFGCVDEIALASALAQSRSILLRKVDKLVEKRREALWGDAGGSDIIAQMVAWEAALKERFDMRFCQEIGVHAQSSRQVLKVANQLSQYAEASGLMELKGVEDSPSSKEVAIRKCLLFGFPDRVCRRLDRGTLRCEMVGKRRGDLARESRAGDAELFVACEVSEIGRQGGQVNTVFNLCSAIDLAWLEDLFPELFSDVVETVFDERQKRVLERRVVRFQDLEIASKESLEPDPAKAAEAFAQLIRDGKAKLAKWDDEVEHFIRKVNFVASTFSEYGFDPIDEDAMDLILEQCCQGVKSVKDLKRKEVMPVLHEWVGRETLAMVDRELQEKIKLSNGKPARLRVDPDGQLTLSAKIQCLYDIPDTPKFCQGRAVPRIELLAPNMRPIQMTNDLAAFWTGSYEGIKKELKGRYPKHEWR, translated from the coding sequence ATGGATTTGCCGATTCTGGAGATCGAGTCCGAGTTTTGTAAGTTACTTGCGGATACGAATCGATTGGTGCTAGAAGCTCCGACGGGATCGGGCAAATCTACGCAGACTCCGCAATTTTTGTTGCGAGGCGGATTTTTGCAGCATGGCGAGGCGGTTGTGCTACAGCCGCGCCGCATCGCCGCTCGTATGCTCGCCAAGCGGGTGGCTTGGGAAATGGGGGAGTCGTTGGGGCAAACGATAGGGTATCAGGTGCGGCACGATCGCGTAGCCTCCCGGGACACCAAGGTCCACTTCGTGACGGAGGGAATATTGCTCCGTCGTATGATAGCGGATCCGGAGTTGAAGGGCGTTTCCTGCATCGTATTCGACGAATTCCACGAACGCAGCCTGCACGCAGACCTGACGCTTGCTCGAGCGCTCATGTTGCAGCGAAGCAAGCGTCCGGACCTGAAGCTGATAATCATGTCGGCTACCTTGGATGCGAGTGAGCTGGAAGGATATTTGAAGCCCTGTCGGATACTGAAAAGCGAGGGGCGGACGTATCCGGTGGAAATTGCTTACATCGATAATCGGCTCGCCAGTAGTGATGCTCCGGTTTGGGAGGTGGCAGCTAAGGCGACAGTTGAAGCGTTGGCCCAGCAAACGGAAGGGCATGCCCTTATTTTCATGCCCGGCGCTTTCGAGATTGGCAAAACCATCGCGGCGCTGGGGAGTCGATTGTCGGCTCGCGAATTCGAACTGCTCCCGTTGCACAGCGAGCTGAGCGCTCAGGATCAGGACAAGGCGGTGGAGGGGGGCGATCGCCGCAAAGTGATCGTGGCCACGAACGTGGCAGAGACTTCTTTGACCATCGACAACGTTCGACTGGTGGTTGATAGTGGTCAGGCTCGAGTTGCTCGCTACGATCCTGTTCGGGGCATCAACACGCTGTGGATCGAAAAGGTGAGCGATGCATCGGCAAAGCAGCGCGCGGGAAGAGCGGGACGTACGGCCTCGGGGAGGGCAATTCGTCTGTGGAGCGAGAGGGAGCAAGCCGCAAGGGCCCCGTTTGAGGAACCAGAGGTTAGGCGCGTCGATTTGTCGGAAATGCTGCTCTCGCTCTTGGCGACCGGTATCGATTCTGTGGATGCGTTCGAATGGTTCGAACGTCCGAACGAAGAACGTCTGCAGGATGCAGTCCAGCTGTTGAGAGGATTGGAGGCCATTGACAAGGATGGTCGCCTGACTGCGCGGGGGAGAAAGATGAGCGCTTTTCCGCTGCATCCGCGATACGCGTCCATGCTGCTGGCGGCCCAGGATTTCGGTTGCGTGGACGAAATCGCGTTGGCATCTGCTCTCGCTCAGTCGCGTAGCATTTTGTTGCGGAAGGTCGACAAGTTGGTCGAAAAGCGTCGTGAGGCGCTTTGGGGCGATGCGGGTGGCAGCGATATTATTGCCCAGATGGTAGCGTGGGAAGCTGCTTTGAAAGAGCGATTTGACATGCGGTTTTGCCAAGAGATTGGCGTGCATGCCCAGAGCTCTCGACAGGTTTTGAAGGTGGCGAATCAGCTTTCTCAATACGCGGAAGCGAGCGGTTTGATGGAGCTAAAAGGAGTTGAGGACTCTCCGAGCTCCAAGGAAGTCGCAATTCGAAAGTGTTTGTTGTTTGGATTTCCTGATCGTGTTTGCCGCCGCTTGGATCGAGGCACGCTTCGTTGTGAAATGGTAGGCAAGCGGCGTGGCGATCTCGCTCGGGAAAGTCGAGCGGGAGACGCGGAGCTCTTTGTCGCCTGCGAAGTCAGCGAGATCGGGCGGCAAGGTGGACAAGTGAACACGGTCTTCAACCTGTGTTCGGCGATTGATCTCGCTTGGCTAGAGGATTTGTTTCCCGAATTGTTCTCCGATGTGGTCGAGACCGTATTTGATGAAAGGCAGAAGCGCGTGCTTGAACGCCGGGTCGTCAGGTTTCAGGATTTGGAGATCGCCTCCAAGGAAAGTCTGGAGCCAGATCCTGCTAAGGCAGCCGAAGCTTTTGCCCAATTGATTCGAGATGGGAAGGCTAAGCTGGCGAAGTGGGACGATGAGGTTGAGCACTTTATTCGAAAAGTGAATTTTGTCGCGTCTACATTTTCTGAATACGGATTCGATCCGATCGATGAAGATGCGATGGATTTAATTCTAGAACAGTGTTGCCAAGGCGTGAAAAGCGTCAAAGACCTCAAACGCAAGGAGGTCATGCCCGTCTTGCATGAATGGGTTGGACGGGAAACCCTAGCCATGGTGGATCGAGAGCTGCAGGAAAAGATTAAGCTATCAAACGGTAAGCCGGCTCGCTTGCGGGTCGATCCTGATGGACAGTTAACATTGTCTGCGAAGATTCAGTGCCTGTATGATATTCCGGATACGCCGAAGTTTTGCCAAGGGCGAGCGGTTCCGAGAATTGAACTGCTGGCTCCGAATATGCGTCCGATTCAGATGACTAACGACTTGGCTGCCTTTTGGACAGGATCCTACGAGGGGATAAAGAAAGAGCTGAAGGGACGGTACCCTAAGCACGAGTGGCGCTAG
- a CDS encoding diaminopimelate decarboxylase, with the protein MSAKNFIDRELAEQIQSKVGTPCYVYSEAALRESAAKVLAFPNAYGLTARYAMKASPNSNILRLFASMGLHFDASSGYEVRRAIAAGIEPQRISLSTQELPEDFDSLVESGISVNICSISQLKRYGAALPGGKVGLRFNPGLGSGGTQRTNVGGPASSFGIWHEQLDEVKQLVEKYDLDVFRIHSHIGSGSDPEVWIRVVSMNLDLVDAFPSVTHLNLGGGYKVGRVEGEKTTDLQVIGKKMKVEFEEFANRTGRKIHLEVEPGTYLVANCTSILSRVQDETATGESGYKFLKLDTGMTDNTRPSMYGAQHPMWVLPADDSKRGEEDYIVVGHCCESGDILTPAPGDPEALSPRRLTEARLGDYFVIGGAGAYCSSMSSKNYNSFPESAEVLVREGGRVAVIRERQPLEQIWANEVAVL; encoded by the coding sequence ATGAGTGCAAAGAATTTCATCGACCGCGAACTCGCGGAACAAATCCAGAGCAAGGTTGGAACGCCCTGCTACGTTTACAGCGAAGCTGCCTTGCGCGAGAGCGCGGCCAAGGTTCTGGCCTTTCCCAATGCTTACGGATTGACGGCCCGTTATGCCATGAAGGCGAGTCCGAACTCCAATATTTTGCGCTTGTTCGCATCTATGGGGCTGCACTTCGACGCTAGCTCTGGCTACGAGGTTAGACGGGCGATCGCCGCAGGTATCGAGCCGCAGCGCATCTCTCTGAGTACCCAGGAATTACCTGAAGACTTCGACAGCTTGGTGGAGTCTGGCATCTCGGTGAATATCTGCTCGATCAGCCAGTTGAAGCGCTACGGAGCGGCTTTGCCTGGCGGCAAGGTCGGGCTGCGTTTTAACCCGGGCCTCGGGTCTGGCGGCACTCAGAGAACCAATGTCGGCGGCCCAGCTTCCTCTTTTGGCATTTGGCACGAGCAGCTGGACGAAGTGAAGCAGCTCGTTGAAAAGTATGACCTCGATGTATTCAGAATTCACTCTCACATCGGAAGCGGCAGCGATCCCGAGGTCTGGATTCGCGTTGTCAGCATGAATCTGGACTTGGTTGACGCTTTCCCGTCCGTGACCCATTTGAATTTGGGTGGTGGCTACAAGGTGGGTCGCGTGGAAGGTGAGAAGACGACTGATTTGCAGGTCATTGGAAAGAAGATGAAGGTCGAATTCGAGGAGTTCGCGAATCGAACTGGACGCAAGATACATCTTGAAGTGGAACCTGGCACTTACTTGGTCGCGAACTGTACCTCTATTCTGTCGCGAGTGCAGGACGAGACCGCGACTGGCGAATCTGGATACAAGTTTCTCAAGCTCGACACCGGCATGACGGACAATACGCGTCCGTCGATGTATGGTGCCCAGCATCCCATGTGGGTACTGCCAGCAGACGATTCCAAGCGCGGAGAAGAGGACTACATCGTGGTAGGGCATTGCTGCGAGTCTGGCGATATTCTCACTCCGGCCCCTGGCGATCCGGAAGCTCTCAGTCCGCGACGTTTGACGGAAGCCAGGCTGGGTGACTACTTCGTGATAGGCGGAGCCGGAGCATATTGCTCGTCGATGTCTTCCAAGAATTACAACAGTTTTCCGGAATCGGCAGAAGTGCTAGTGCGCGAGGGAGGCCGAGTGGCGGTGATTCGCGAGCGTCAGCCACTCGAGCAGATTTGGGCGAATGAAGTCGCCGTTTTGTAA
- the menB gene encoding 1,4-dihydroxy-2-naphthoyl-CoA synthase, protein MSQAEWQAVNEYHDILYHKWNGIAKITINRPEKRNAFRPQTVNEMFHAFCDAREDQSIGVILLTGAGPHTDGKYAFCSGGDQSVRGHAGYVGDDGVPRLNVLDLQKMIRSIPKVVISLVAGYAIGGGHVLHVICDMTIAADNAIFGQTGPRVGSFDGGFGASFLARMVGQKKAREIWYTCRQYNAQEALDMGLVNAVVPVEQLEAEGVKWAREVLQHSPTAIRCLKSAFNADLDGQAGIQELAGNATYLYYMTEEGTEGKRSFLEKRKPDFSKYPWMP, encoded by the coding sequence ATGTCTCAAGCAGAATGGCAAGCCGTCAATGAGTACCACGATATCCTCTACCACAAGTGGAACGGTATCGCGAAGATCACTATCAACCGGCCGGAAAAGCGAAACGCGTTTCGTCCGCAAACTGTGAACGAAATGTTTCACGCCTTCTGCGATGCTCGTGAGGACCAGTCAATCGGCGTCATTCTGCTCACCGGAGCTGGCCCGCACACGGATGGCAAATACGCCTTCTGTTCCGGTGGAGACCAGAGCGTGCGTGGGCATGCTGGCTATGTGGGGGACGATGGGGTTCCGCGTCTCAACGTTCTGGACCTGCAGAAGATGATTCGCTCGATCCCTAAGGTCGTGATCTCCTTGGTGGCCGGCTATGCCATCGGCGGAGGGCACGTCTTGCACGTGATTTGCGATATGACGATCGCTGCGGATAACGCGATTTTCGGGCAGACAGGTCCGCGCGTCGGCAGCTTCGATGGAGGCTTTGGCGCCAGCTTCCTTGCTCGCATGGTGGGTCAAAAGAAGGCTCGTGAAATTTGGTACACCTGCCGCCAGTACAATGCTCAGGAGGCTTTGGACATGGGATTGGTCAACGCTGTCGTTCCCGTGGAGCAACTTGAGGCGGAAGGGGTAAAGTGGGCTCGCGAGGTGCTGCAGCACAGTCCCACAGCTATCCGTTGCTTGAAGTCGGCCTTCAATGCGGATTTGGACGGCCAGGCAGGCATTCAAGAGTTGGCGGGTAATGCGACCTACCTCTACTACATGACCGAAGAGGGCACCGAAGGGAAACGATCCTTCCTAGAGAAGCGCAAGCCGGACTTCTCGAAGTATCCTTGGATGCCGTAA
- a CDS encoding RluA family pseudouridine synthase — protein sequence MSETISWEVPEGVYKARIDKMLSDAFPDHSRSDFQRAFEAGLVKVDGKAIEKKTKLSEGDVVEFAMPRVEKLDMSPIDMNLEVIHEDEHMVVVNKPAGLVVHPGAGPAEPTLAHGLLHHCAGQLSGIGGIERPGIVHRLDRETSGLIMAAKTDVAHRALSELFQSRSLVKEYLALGCGVPELMSGTVDRPIERNPNQRHKMRVGFEGRGRAREAKTDWTLVKAFADKGYCLLRCRIHTGRTHQIRVHLKSIRHIILGDTVYGYKPLPKLAKQPERVMLHSCYLKFVHPLTEKELELEAKPPADFQAFL from the coding sequence ATGAGCGAAACCATAAGCTGGGAAGTTCCCGAAGGAGTCTACAAGGCTCGAATTGACAAGATGCTATCCGATGCATTTCCGGACCACAGCCGTTCGGATTTTCAACGGGCATTCGAAGCTGGCTTGGTAAAGGTCGACGGAAAGGCTATCGAAAAGAAGACCAAATTGTCGGAAGGAGACGTGGTCGAGTTCGCCATGCCGCGTGTGGAGAAGCTCGATATGTCGCCGATAGACATGAATCTAGAGGTGATTCATGAAGACGAGCACATGGTTGTTGTAAACAAGCCTGCCGGTCTCGTCGTTCACCCGGGTGCGGGCCCAGCTGAACCAACGCTTGCGCATGGTTTGCTGCACCATTGCGCGGGACAGCTGAGTGGCATTGGGGGCATTGAGCGACCGGGTATCGTGCATCGGCTTGATCGCGAGACCTCGGGACTGATTATGGCGGCGAAAACGGATGTGGCCCATCGCGCTTTGAGCGAATTGTTTCAGTCGCGTTCCTTGGTCAAAGAATATCTCGCGCTAGGGTGCGGGGTACCTGAATTGATGAGCGGAACGGTGGACAGGCCGATCGAACGCAACCCGAACCAGCGGCACAAGATGCGAGTCGGTTTCGAGGGCAGAGGTCGGGCTCGGGAGGCGAAGACGGATTGGACCCTCGTGAAAGCCTTCGCGGACAAGGGATATTGCCTGCTCCGTTGTCGTATTCACACGGGGCGTACTCATCAAATACGCGTCCACCTGAAGAGCATCCGACACATCATTCTTGGGGACACGGTTTACGGCTACAAGCCCCTGCCCAAGCTGGCCAAGCAGCCGGAGCGCGTGATGTTGCACAGCTGTTATTTGAAGTTTGTCCACCCACTGACCGAGAAGGAACTCGAGCTCGAGGCCAAGCCGCCGGCCGACTTTCAAGCATTTCTCTAG
- a CDS encoding adenosine deaminase family protein codes for MSEAQSELEDFIRRIPKTETHLHVEGALPYELLNELDGERFPATPEFRTPGYRYPGFVEFENLLIDHAIVWFNSAERYHLACKRMFEKMVSLNIKYVETSFHLHMIEFIGVDGPEIISAIKSAAPEGLEVKVIGGMVRNGCTEVMRPVFEKLHEWDELDGIDLHGQEWHALEDWTPPLWKRCRDAGKIIKCHAGEFGGPDKIYEALDTLGSRRIQHGVRAVEDKVLVKRLADEGVILDVCPLSNVKLGVFPALEDHSLRELVNAGVVCTISTDDPLCFANDILDEYRALANGLGFSRKELGQFAKNGFEHSQLDSSLKREYIAQIDAAIVS; via the coding sequence ATGAGCGAAGCTCAGTCTGAACTAGAAGACTTTATACGGCGTATCCCAAAAACGGAGACGCACTTGCACGTTGAAGGAGCTCTGCCTTATGAGCTTCTCAACGAGCTGGACGGAGAGCGTTTTCCTGCTACTCCAGAGTTTCGAACGCCCGGCTACCGCTATCCAGGATTCGTCGAATTCGAGAATTTGCTGATCGATCACGCGATCGTGTGGTTTAATTCTGCAGAACGTTACCATCTCGCCTGCAAGCGCATGTTCGAGAAGATGGTGTCGTTGAATATCAAATACGTCGAGACCAGCTTCCATCTTCACATGATCGAGTTTATCGGCGTGGATGGGCCGGAGATTATCTCAGCGATCAAGTCCGCAGCTCCGGAAGGCCTGGAGGTGAAGGTAATTGGCGGCATGGTACGAAATGGTTGCACGGAAGTGATGCGTCCGGTTTTCGAGAAGCTGCACGAGTGGGATGAGCTCGACGGCATAGACCTGCATGGGCAAGAGTGGCATGCGTTGGAAGACTGGACGCCGCCACTTTGGAAACGTTGTCGCGACGCGGGAAAAATCATCAAGTGCCACGCGGGGGAATTCGGCGGGCCGGACAAGATCTACGAAGCTCTGGACACGCTTGGTTCTCGCCGCATTCAGCATGGAGTGCGGGCAGTGGAGGACAAGGTCTTGGTAAAGCGTTTGGCTGACGAAGGAGTGATCTTGGATGTTTGTCCGTTGAGCAATGTGAAATTGGGTGTGTTTCCAGCCTTGGAAGATCACTCCTTGCGTGAATTGGTCAATGCGGGCGTGGTTTGCACCATCAGTACGGACGATCCTCTTTGTTTCGCGAACGACATTCTTGACGAGTACCGGGCTTTGGCAAATGGGCTAGGCTTTTCTCGCAAGGAGCTCGGCCAATTCGCCAAGAACGGGTTTGAGCACTCTCAGCTCGATTCGTCGTTGAAACGCGAATACATAGCCCAAATCGACGCGGCAATCGTATCATGA
- a CDS encoding aminopeptidase, which produces MIDPRLSQLAKNLTRYSTNLKEGERVLIDAFDVPDEIIVELIRSAREIGAIPYVNLNHARVNRELSLETTEESLRIQSAIELQRMKNMDAYIALRGSNNIFEASDVPSEQAQLVSQVMKPVLDWRVNKTKWCVLRWPTSAMAQQAMMSSEAFEDFFFKVCNLDYSRMKKGSDALAALMKATDRVHLKGPGTDLKFSIKGIGGVACVGTHNIPDGEVFSCPVIDSVEGVLQYNAPSVYQGVSFDDIRLEFKKGRIVEATSNNTKRLNEILDSDKGARYIGEFAIGFNPYIKEPMRDILFDEKISGSFHFTPGQAYEDADNGNKSQVHWDMVCIQRPEYGGGEIWFDDVLIRKDGLFVTDELLSLNPNNLVAK; this is translated from the coding sequence ATGATCGATCCACGCCTTTCGCAATTGGCCAAAAACCTGACGCGCTATTCCACAAATTTGAAGGAAGGAGAGCGGGTCCTCATCGACGCGTTTGACGTGCCTGATGAAATCATCGTCGAACTCATTCGCTCAGCTCGTGAAATTGGAGCTATTCCGTATGTGAATCTCAACCACGCCCGCGTCAATCGGGAGCTCTCTCTGGAGACCACGGAGGAGTCGTTGCGTATCCAAAGCGCCATAGAGCTGCAGCGTATGAAGAACATGGATGCCTACATCGCTCTGCGTGGGTCCAACAATATTTTCGAAGCTTCAGACGTTCCTAGCGAGCAGGCCCAGCTCGTGTCCCAAGTCATGAAGCCGGTTCTCGACTGGAGGGTAAACAAGACCAAGTGGTGCGTCCTGCGTTGGCCGACCTCCGCCATGGCGCAGCAAGCCATGATGAGTTCGGAAGCCTTCGAAGATTTTTTCTTCAAGGTCTGCAATCTCGACTATTCCCGCATGAAGAAGGGCAGCGATGCTCTCGCCGCCTTGATGAAGGCAACGGATCGCGTCCATTTGAAAGGACCGGGCACTGACTTGAAGTTCTCAATCAAGGGAATAGGTGGGGTAGCCTGCGTGGGCACCCACAACATTCCGGATGGAGAGGTGTTCTCCTGTCCAGTCATCGACAGCGTGGAAGGTGTTTTGCAGTACAACGCTCCTTCCGTTTACCAAGGGGTATCGTTCGACGACATACGACTTGAGTTCAAGAAAGGACGTATCGTAGAAGCCACCTCGAACAATACGAAGCGTCTCAACGAAATCCTAGATTCGGACAAGGGCGCCCGTTATATCGGTGAGTTTGCGATCGGTTTCAACCCGTACATCAAGGAGCCGATGCGGGATATCCTGTTCGACGAAAAGATATCGGGATCCTTCCATTTTACTCCAGGGCAGGCCTATGAAGATGCGGACAATGGCAACAAGTCGCAGGTGCATTGGGATATGGTTTGCATCCAGCGTCCCGAATACGGCGGTGGTGAAATTTGGTTTGACGACGTTTTGATTCGCAAGGACGGCTTGTTCGTAACAGACGAGCTGTTGTCGCTCAACCCCAATAACTTGGTAGCAAAGTAG
- the lpxK gene encoding tetraacyldisaccharide 4'-kinase, giving the protein MSSSNRKRMLNQLEEFAVEVVNDRRRGKRAVAFKILLRTLSFVFGALVHLRFFLYRNRILKDQPLGCLVVVVGNLTVGGTGKTPVVEKFARSLHKRGRKVAILSRGYKSKTVKKETLKARLWRTYVTGAAAPPPKIVSDGKKVLLDSELAGDEPFMLAKNLPGVVVLVDKDRVKSGSYAIKKFGCDTLILDDGMQYLPLKGRLNLLLVDKSNPFGNRKLLPRGILREPVRHLKRASYVFLTKSDGRPDPELEALIQKHNPGVDVIECAHRPQYLQEVNGSQRRELTELKNRRIGAFSGIAVPQSFEGFLRNLGANLLYTRRFTDHHRFDANELLEIVDEAKAAGLEFIVTTEKDAVRIPDTISFSIPLYYLRLEIDIMRGADDFEEAVSRVCFTEKVERKLTV; this is encoded by the coding sequence ATGAGTAGCAGCAACAGGAAGCGCATGCTCAATCAGCTCGAGGAGTTCGCGGTGGAAGTGGTCAACGACCGTCGGCGAGGCAAGCGCGCGGTCGCCTTCAAGATCCTGCTGCGAACCCTGTCGTTTGTATTCGGGGCCTTGGTACATTTGCGGTTTTTCCTTTACCGCAACCGTATCCTCAAGGATCAACCCCTCGGTTGTCTAGTGGTGGTTGTGGGAAACTTGACGGTTGGCGGAACGGGCAAGACGCCGGTGGTAGAAAAGTTCGCTCGCTCCTTGCACAAACGGGGACGGAAAGTGGCTATTCTTAGCCGTGGCTACAAGAGCAAGACGGTCAAGAAGGAGACTTTGAAGGCCAGACTTTGGAGAACCTACGTGACAGGCGCCGCTGCGCCGCCACCCAAGATCGTCAGCGATGGCAAGAAGGTCTTGCTCGATTCTGAGTTGGCTGGCGACGAGCCTTTCATGCTCGCCAAGAACTTGCCTGGAGTGGTTGTTCTCGTCGACAAGGATCGCGTCAAGAGTGGTTCCTACGCGATCAAGAAGTTCGGCTGCGACACCTTGATATTGGACGATGGAATGCAGTACTTGCCTCTTAAAGGCCGCTTGAATCTCCTCTTGGTCGACAAAAGCAATCCCTTTGGTAACCGGAAGCTGCTGCCGCGCGGCATTCTTCGCGAGCCGGTGCGTCACTTGAAGCGGGCATCCTATGTCTTCTTGACCAAGTCAGATGGACGTCCGGACCCAGAGCTCGAAGCCTTGATCCAGAAGCACAATCCTGGGGTTGACGTCATCGAGTGCGCCCACCGGCCGCAGTACCTGCAGGAGGTGAACGGCTCGCAACGGCGCGAGTTGACGGAATTGAAGAACCGTCGCATCGGAGCCTTCAGCGGAATTGCAGTGCCGCAGAGCTTCGAGGGATTTTTGAGAAACCTTGGGGCCAATCTCCTCTACACGCGACGCTTCACGGATCATCACCGCTTCGACGCTAACGAGTTGCTGGAGATCGTGGACGAAGCGAAGGCTGCTGGCTTGGAGTTTATCGTTACCACGGAGAAGGACGCAGTGCGTATTCCGGACACGATTTCCTTTTCCATTCCGCTCTACTATCTAAGGCTCGAGATTGACATCATGCGAGGGGCGGACGACTTCGAGGAGGCGGTGTCTCGCGTTTGCTTTACGGAAAAGGTAGAGCGTAAACTAACTGTCTAG